The genomic window GTTCCCGCTCCGCGCTGAGCCAATCTTGATCGGGATGGCCATTTTGGCGGCCTCCGCGCACGTAAAGTTCATACGCCCGCTTTGCGATCTCCGGTATCGCGTTGTCTCTCTGATGCCAAAGGCCTGGGTGGTCCTTGCCACTTCTGTACAGGATTGTGATGCCGCGCAACTTCCGTGCGAGTTCCGCGGACAGCTCGCCCTCCCTCAGACGCCAGCTCCAGTTTCCCTTTGCGATTCCAGGAACGTTCATTCGCGTTTCAGTCCCCAGTTCCAAGAGGTCTTGCGCTGGAACCACGGCGGCATCTGCCTGGGACGCCAACGCCTGGCGGATCATGGCCCAGACAATCCCTTGATCGCCTACGCCAAGCCGCTTTTGCAGGGCGTCACGTTGCGCGCCCGGCAATTTTCGATACCATCCCGCCGTTGTGTCGTTATCGTGAGTTCCGGTGTATACCACCGAATTCACTGGGTTCTCTACCGGAGTCGCCGAATTGGTTTGGAGTTGCGTGCCGTACTCGAACTGGAGCACCCGAATGTCCGGGATCTGAAGCTGATCCAGTAAAACCGAAACCTCGGGCGTCGGAGTGCCGAGAGCGTCCGCGATCAAAGGCAATGACCCGAGCGCCTGGTGGACAGCCCTGAAGAACGCGGCGCCTCCGCCAGGTTGGTATTGTCCGCACAGAGCCGTTTTGGCTTGCGCGGGCACTTCATAGGTGCGAACAAAACCGATGAAATGATCGAGCCGGATGAAATCAAAACGTCCAAAAGCCGTCCGCAGGCGTTCGATCCACCATTTGTAGTTTTGCTCTTGAAGGGCATCCCAGCGATATACGGGGAGGCCCCACAGTTGCCCTGTTTTCGCGTACCGATCGGGAGGAACGCCCGCAACCACAGTCGGCTTTCCATCGACATCCAGTTTGAAAAGTTCGGGATGAGCCCAAACATCGGCGCTTTGATCCGCCACGAACATGGGAATGTCGCCGATCAGCCCGATTCCTTGAGACGAACAGTAAGCCATTAACTCGTTCCACTGCACTGAGAATTGCCACTGGATGAACTGATGGTAACGAACGTCCCTGGCAAACTGTTTCCGCGCGTTAATGAGGGCGTCGGGTTGACGCGTGCGCAAGTCCTGGTCCCATCGGGTCCAGCCGGAGACGACCTCGTTCTCTTGGATCGCCGAAAACAACGAAAAGTCGTCCAGCCAGTAAGACGCTTGGCGTGTAAATTCTTCAAGATCGGACTGCTTGCGATCGCACGCTTTTGCTTCGAAATAGCCGAATGCTTTTTTTAGTACCGGCAGCTTCCAGCGTGCCGCGAAGGAGTAGTTGACCCTTCCCACTTCCATCGCGATGGGACGTTCGGTGTCCCGGCGGTTAAGGAACCCTTGCTCCATCAACCGATCGGGACTGATCAGGAGCGGATTTCCGGCAAACGCGGACAGCGAATCATAAGGTGAATCGTCGGTCCCAGCGGGTCCGATGGGAAGCATCTGCCACCAACGCTGTCCGCTTTGGACCATGAAATCCACAAAGCCGATCGCCGCCGGCCCCAGATCACCGATGGGATAAAGATTGGCAAGTGAGGTCGGATGGAGCAGTATTCCAGAGGTTCGTTGCCTCATACGGTCGCGCCTCCGCGAGCAGGGTTCGGCTTCATTGCGAGAAGGATGGCGCTAGATCGCGGGGTCAGGGGGTAAGTACACAAATTCTGTACGGGCACTTCCTCGCCCAAAGTAAAAAGGTCGCGAGGCGATTTGCTAGCGGTATCAACGGCAATATGCCACTGATGTGTCGGGGCCACGGTAGGCAAATGGAAATCGACCGCGTCGGCGCCGGCGTTGAACATCAGATAAAGCGAGCTGTGTTCGTGTTCCCAGATCAGACAAGCGAACAGTTTTTGTTTCGGGTCGGCCCAATCGGGCAGTCCGCTTCGTGGGCCGAACCAGTGGATCTCGGCATCCGTGTAATATTGCTCCTTGCTCAGAACCGGATGGGCGCGACGAAAGGCGATCATGCCGCGGGTGAAGCGAACAATCTCCCGGTGCTGTTCCGGAAGGCCCCAGTCGTGCCAGCTCGTTTCGTTGTCCTGACAGTAGGCGTTGTTGTTCCCGTCTTGTGTGCGGCGAAATTCGTCCCCTCCGAGTAGCATCGGCACGCCGCGCGAGATGAACAGCGTCAGAAGTAAGTTCTTGATCTGCCGGGTTCTCGCGTCCTCGGTCCCGGAGTCGGTCGTCGCGCCTTCGGTCCCGTAGTTCGCGCTGAAATTGGTATCGGTACCGTCGCGGTTGTGGTCCCCGTTCGCTTCGTTGTGCTTGTCGCGGTAGCTCACTAGGTCGTTCAGAGTGAAGCCGTCGTGGCACGTGAGGTAGTTGATACTGCTCTCGGGGCCCTTACCGGATCCGCTGTAGATATCGGCACTGCCGCAGATCCGATCGGCGAACGCTCCCATCATCCCGTCGTCGCCGCGCCAGAAGCGGCGGACGTCGTCCCGGTAGCGGCCGTTCCACTCCGCCCAGCGCCGCTCGGAGAAGCTCCCCACCTCGTACGCCCCGACCGCGTCCCACGCCTCGGCGATGATCTTCACGTCCCTCAAGATCGGATCCTCGGCGATGCGTTCGAGGAGCGGAGCGTTGGCGAGCAACCGGCCAGCGCCGTCCCGGCCTAGGACCGACGCCAGGTCGAACCGGAACCCGTCGACGTGCATCTCGATCACCCAGTACCGGAGCGCCGCTAGGATGTGGTCCCGAACCACGGGGTGGTTGGCGTTGACGGTATCGCCCGTCCCGGTGAAGTCCCGGTAGTGCCTTTTGTCGTCCGCGAGTGTGTAGAAGATCGCGTTATCGATCCCACGGAAACAGAGGGTCGGCCCCCATTCGTCCCCCTCCGCCGTGTGGTTGAACACCACGTCCAGAATCACTTCGATGGCGGCCGCGTGCAAGGCCCGGACCATCTCTCGGAACTCCCTGTTCTGCCGGCCCGGAGCGGGCGACCGGGCGTAAGAACCCTTGACCGCGCGGAAGACGACCGGATCGTAGCCCCAATAATTTCTGAGCCGGCGCCCCGAGCACGGGTCCGTGCGGGTGACGGAATGTTCGTTGAACTCCTGCACGGGCATCAGTTCCACCGCCGTCACTCCCAGGTCTTTGAGGTACGGGATCTTTTCCACCAGCCCCTGATACGTCCCCGGATGAGCCACATTCGACCCGGGCCGAATCGTGAAGCCGCGGACGTGGAGTTCGTAGATGACGGTCTTCGACCACGGGTGCCGGAGCGGCTCGTCCGCGCCCCACTCGAACGACTCGTTGACGAAAACACATTTCGGCATCGAGCGGGCGTTGTCCCGTTGCGAGAGCGTCAGGTCGCGTCCAGGAGCCGTCGGATCGTAACCCCGGGCGGCGGCAAAATCCCACGCGGGCGACCGCGAGACCGCGGTGGCGCACGGATCGAGGAGGAGCCGGTTGAAGTTGAACCGAAGGCCCGCGGGGGGGTCGTACGGGCCGTCCACGCGGTACGCATACAGTTGACCGGACCCGATCCCCGCCACCCAAACGTGCCACACGTCGCCCGTGTGGTTGCGCACCGAATCCAGATCGAAGACCCGCGCGGGGGTCGCGTCGTCGGGGTGATCGAACAACTCGAGGCGAACCCGGGTGGCGTTACGACTGAGGAGCGCGAAATTGACTCCCCCTCCCGTTTCCTGGATGCCCAACGGGAGCGGTGAGCCGGCTCGAACGCCGGCGCGCTCCGAGACGGACTCCGGCAACTCGCGCTCAGTCGTGGTCATCATCGCTCCCACAGGATTCGGGCGTCTTCGAGCGGGACCGAGACGCCCGCGTGGTGTGGGACGAGTCGCGCCGTATAAGCCGTCGCCGGACGGGCCGCCGACACGCCCGCGCGATAAACGTACGCACCCGACGCGCCGTCCACCCGGCGCACGCGCGTCATGTCCGCCACCGTTGGTCCGCCGCCGTCCATCCCGTCGGCGTACAGTTCGACTCGCACCGCCTCGGGGTCGAGATCGTTCAGACAGACCCGGACCTCGAAGTGGTGCTGGTCGCCGTGAGTTTCAACCGTCCGTTCGCCGAAGTGGAGTGCGGCCCATTTGTGCTCCAGACTCCGCCGCCAGTCGACGATTTGCCGGCCACCCACGCCCTTGTTCGCCGCGCGCTGTCGGTAGGCGGTCGCCGCCGGGACATAGCGGTGCTCCGTGTACTCGCGCACCGTTCGGTCGGCGGAGAAGCGCGGCGTCAACTGCGCCATGCTTTCCCGCATCCTCTTGACCCAGGCCACCGGGATGTCGCGTTCGTCGCGGGTGTAGAACTCCGGGATCACCTCGCGCTCGAGCAGGTCGTAAAGCTCGTTCGCTTCGATCGCGTCCCAGGCCGGATCCTCGCCGTGTTCCCGACCGTCTCCCAGGGCCCACCCCACGTCGGGCGTGTACGCCTCCGCCCACCAGCCGTCCAGTTCCGAGAGATTGATGCCGCCGTTGACGAGCACCTTCATGCCGCTCGTGCCGCACGCCTCCCAGGGGCGCCGGGGGGTGTTGATCCAGACGTCCACCCCCTGCACCAGGTGCTCGGTCAGCAGCATGTCGTAATCGCTCAGGAAGATCACGTGGGGCCGGACCTCGGGTCGGCGGATGAACTCGATCCAGCGGTGGATCAGCTCCCGCCCTCCTCCGTCGGCGGGGTGCGCTTTGCCGGCGATGACGAGTTGAACCCGCCGCGCGGGGTTGCTCAACAGGCGCAACAACCGGGCGGGGTCGTGGAGCAGCAGGTCCGGTCTCTTGTAGGTCGCGAACCGGCGGGCGAACCCCAGGGTCAAGGCACCGGGATCGAAGACCCGTTTCGCCCCTTCGATCACGTCGGCCGCGGCCCCGGTGGTGGCCAGTTGGCGGGACAACCGGGCGCGGGCATAATCGACGAATAACTTGCCGCCAGCGGTCCGGAGTTCCCAGAGCCGGACGTCGGAGACGAGCCGGATGTTCTGCTCCAGGGTTTTCGTCATCCCCAGCCAGCGGTCCTTGGCGCACGCTTCCGTCCACAGGGCGTCGGCCGGGGCCGAGTCCCAGGTCGGCATGTGGACGCCGTTCGTGACGTAACCGACCGGCACCTCGGACTCCGGCCAGTGAGGGAACAGCGGCCCGAAGATGTGCCGGCTCACTTGTCCGTGCAGGCGACTGACCCCATTGACCGCCCCACTCCCGCGGACGGCCAGATACGCCATGTTGAAACTCTCCAACGAATCGTCGGGGTTCTGGCGGCCCAGAGCCAACAAGTCGCGCGGGGAGATGCCGAGTTCCTCCCGGGCGTACCGGCCGAGGTACAGCTCGATCAGGGCCGGTTCGAAGCGATCGAACCCGGCGGGCACCGCCGTGTGCGTCGTGAACAGGTTCCCCGCGCGGGTGACGGACAGGGCCGCGTCGAACGGCTGCCCGGTTTCGCTCATGAACGACCGGGCCCGCTCGAGGATCGCGAACGCCGCGTGCCCCTCGTTCAGGTGGCAGACTTCCGGCCGCAGGCCGAGCGCCACGAGCAGCCGCCAGCCGCCGATCCCGAGCACCAGTTCCTGGAGGAGGCGCAACTCCGGGCCGCCGCCGTAGAGTTCGCTCGTAATCCCCCGGTGTGTCGGTTCGTTCGCCGCGTCGTTGCTGTCCAACAGGTACAGCTTCACCCGCCCGACCCGGACCTCCCAGGCACGCAGCCAGACCGAGTACCCGGGCAGCCCGATCTTCAGGCGGAGCCATTCGCCGTCGGCCTGTCGTAAGGGTGTGACCGGCAACTGGCCGGGGTCGTTGTACGGGTACAGGGCCTGTTGCA from Fimbriiglobus ruber includes these protein-coding regions:
- the malQ gene encoding 4-alpha-glucanotransferase, coding for MRQRTSGILLHPTSLANLYPIGDLGPAAIGFVDFMVQSGQRWWQMLPIGPAGTDDSPYDSLSAFAGNPLLISPDRLMEQGFLNRRDTERPIAMEVGRVNYSFAARWKLPVLKKAFGYFEAKACDRKQSDLEEFTRQASYWLDDFSLFSAIQENEVVSGWTRWDQDLRTRQPDALINARKQFARDVRYHQFIQWQFSVQWNELMAYCSSQGIGLIGDIPMFVADQSADVWAHPELFKLDVDGKPTVVAGVPPDRYAKTGQLWGLPVYRWDALQEQNYKWWIERLRTAFGRFDFIRLDHFIGFVRTYEVPAQAKTALCGQYQPGGGAAFFRAVHQALGSLPLIADALGTPTPEVSVLLDQLQIPDIRVLQFEYGTQLQTNSATPVENPVNSVVYTGTHDNDTTAGWYRKLPGAQRDALQKRLGVGDQGIVWAMIRQALASQADAAVVPAQDLLELGTETRMNVPGIAKGNWSWRLREGELSAELARKLRGITILYRSGKDHPGLWHQRDNAIPEIAKRAYELYVRGGRQNGHPDQDWLSAERELQVEAKK
- the glgX gene encoding glycogen debranching protein GlgX yields the protein MTTTERELPESVSERAGVRAGSPLPLGIQETGGGVNFALLSRNATRVRLELFDHPDDATPARVFDLDSVRNHTGDVWHVWVAGIGSGQLYAYRVDGPYDPPAGLRFNFNRLLLDPCATAVSRSPAWDFAAARGYDPTAPGRDLTLSQRDNARSMPKCVFVNESFEWGADEPLRHPWSKTVIYELHVRGFTIRPGSNVAHPGTYQGLVEKIPYLKDLGVTAVELMPVQEFNEHSVTRTDPCSGRRLRNYWGYDPVVFRAVKGSYARSPAPGRQNREFREMVRALHAAAIEVILDVVFNHTAEGDEWGPTLCFRGIDNAIFYTLADDKRHYRDFTGTGDTVNANHPVVRDHILAALRYWVIEMHVDGFRFDLASVLGRDGAGRLLANAPLLERIAEDPILRDVKIIAEAWDAVGAYEVGSFSERRWAEWNGRYRDDVRRFWRGDDGMMGAFADRICGSADIYSGSGKGPESSINYLTCHDGFTLNDLVSYRDKHNEANGDHNRDGTDTNFSANYGTEGATTDSGTEDARTRQIKNLLLTLFISRGVPMLLGGDEFRRTQDGNNNAYCQDNETSWHDWGLPEQHREIVRFTRGMIAFRRAHPVLSKEQYYTDAEIHWFGPRSGLPDWADPKQKLFACLIWEHEHSSLYLMFNAGADAVDFHLPTVAPTHQWHIAVDTASKSPRDLFTLGEEVPVQNLCTYPLTPRSSAILLAMKPNPARGGATV
- the glgP gene encoding alpha-glucan family phosphorylase gives rise to the protein MNQQAHASYPTYSLRRTEIEGYGSLAELALDLRWSWNHATDQVWRELDPELWGLTHNPWVVLQTVSRDRLVHLLADRGFRGTVDRLLAAKRTAAEAPGWFQQNCPTGALTCAAYFSMEFMLSEALPIYSGGLGNVAGDQLKANSDLGVPVVGVGLLYQQGYFRQAIDRNGLQQALYPYNDPGQLPVTPLRQADGEWLRLKIGLPGYSVWLRAWEVRVGRVKLYLLDSNDAANEPTHRGITSELYGGGPELRLLQELVLGIGGWRLLVALGLRPEVCHLNEGHAAFAILERARSFMSETGQPFDAALSVTRAGNLFTTHTAVPAGFDRFEPALIELYLGRYAREELGISPRDLLALGRQNPDDSLESFNMAYLAVRGSGAVNGVSRLHGQVSRHIFGPLFPHWPESEVPVGYVTNGVHMPTWDSAPADALWTEACAKDRWLGMTKTLEQNIRLVSDVRLWELRTAGGKLFVDYARARLSRQLATTGAAADVIEGAKRVFDPGALTLGFARRFATYKRPDLLLHDPARLLRLLSNPARRVQLVIAGKAHPADGGGRELIHRWIEFIRRPEVRPHVIFLSDYDMLLTEHLVQGVDVWINTPRRPWEACGTSGMKVLVNGGINLSELDGWWAEAYTPDVGWALGDGREHGEDPAWDAIEANELYDLLEREVIPEFYTRDERDIPVAWVKRMRESMAQLTPRFSADRTVREYTEHRYVPAATAYRQRAANKGVGGRQIVDWRRSLEHKWAALHFGERTVETHGDQHHFEVRVCLNDLDPEAVRVELYADGMDGGGPTVADMTRVRRVDGASGAYVYRAGVSAARPATAYTARLVPHHAGVSVPLEDARILWER